The following proteins come from a genomic window of Balearica regulorum gibbericeps isolate bBalReg1 chromosome 9, bBalReg1.pri, whole genome shotgun sequence:
- the KCNJ13 gene encoding inward rectifier potassium channel 13: protein MTTDTIESNNTKSSAPLLTQRYLRMVTKDGHSTFQMDGAQGKGLAYLRDAWGILMDMRWRWMMLVFSASFVIHWLVFAVLWYLLAEMNGDLELDHDAPPDNHTICVKYITSFTAAFSFSLETQLTIGYGTMFPSGDCPSAIALLAIQMVLGLMLEAFITGAFVAKIARPKNRAFSIRFTRSAVVTHTEGKPYLMFQVANTRPSPLTSVQISAILYQEQENGQLHQTSVDFHLDSIASDECPFFIFPLTYYHSITPSSPLAALLQRETAHHFELVVFLSAVQEGTGETCQRRTSYLPSEIMLYHRFASMLARNTKGEYQIKMENFDKTIPELPAAADSKSPKRTDKEIRINGQHTDSFQLSVTGLTE, encoded by the exons ATGACAACAGATACGATAGAGAGCAACAACACCAAATCCAGTGCTCCCCTCCTGACCCAAAGATACCTGAGGATGGTGACCAAGGATGGACACAGCACATTCCAGATGGATGGTGCCCAAGGAAAAGGTCTGGCATACCTCCGAGATGCATGGGGAATATTAATGGACATGCGCTGGAGATGGATGATGcttgtcttttctgcttcttttgtcATTCACTGGCTAGTCTTTGCAGTGCTTTGGTATTTACTGGCTGAGATGAATGGGGACTTGGAGCTGGACCATGATGCTCCACCTGACAACCACACTATATGTGTTAAGTACATCACCAgttttacagctgctttctccttctcacTGGAGACGCAACTCACAATTGGTTACGGCACTATGTTCCCAAGCGGGGACTGTCCCAGTGCTATCGCACTGCTTGCAATACAGATGGTCCTGGGGCTCATGCTGGAAGCCTTCATCACAG GTGCTTTTGTGGCAAAGATCGCCCGACCAAAGAATCGGGCATTCTCCATCCGCTTCACCCGCTCTGCCGTAGTGACACACACCGAGGGGAAGCCGTACCTTATGTTCCAGGTGGCCAACACACGCCCCAGCCCACTGACCAGCGTCCAGATCTCTGCTATACTTTACCAAGAACAAGAGAACGGGCAGCTGCACCAAACTAGTGTTGACTTCCACCTAGACAGCATTGCTTCAGATGAGTgtccttttttcatctttccactGACCTACTACCACTCAATCACTCCATCCAGCCccctggctgctctcctccaAAGAGAGACTGCTCACCATTTTGAGCTGGTCGTCTTTCTGTCAGCTGTGCAGGAGGGCACAGGAGAAACGTGTCAAAGGAGAACATCCTACCTCCCCTCAGAGATCATGCTGTACCATCGCTTTGCCTCCATGCTAGCCCGCAACACCAAAGGTGAATATCAGATCAAGATGGAGAATTTTGACAAGACTATTCCTGagctcccagctgcagctgacTCAAAGAGtccaaaaaggactgacaaGGAGATCCGCATCAACGGACAGCACACCGACAGCTTCCAGCTCTCCGTAACTGGCCTCACAGAATAG